The following coding sequences lie in one Candidatus Poribacteria bacterium genomic window:
- a CDS encoding dihydrodipicolinate synthase family protein, with protein MRIDEPVITVQMLETSLKGDSTLEVAPRAKLTPMAIDYLRARGVELVRREAAQPAPAPHVVPAKPVPASAGSRARFKGIFCPNIIIFDAEQRINYSEMERYIDWLIESGIHGLYPNGSTGEFVRLSWEERQDVVRLVCSVNRGRVPVLAGASEANLRDVLRMTEFYAKLGVDAISLVAPYYYKISERSLFEYFAEVARQSPLDILLYNIPQFTQDIPLKMMEELLEFERIFGTKDSSRDLPRLENTMHRLRKHRPDYVVLVGCEEILFPSVLMGACGGTIATSGIIPEVITELYDLAVAANVPRGREIQYRILDLINLMLLGTNFPEGFKTAVAVRGFDVGPPRQMMSEEERQYLLGLESQVSCLLSDMGYDVDRARACPAPSEPPILRR; from the coding sequence ATGCGAATCGACGAACCGGTGATCACCGTCCAGATGCTCGAGACCAGCCTCAAGGGCGACTCGACGCTCGAAGTCGCGCCGCGTGCGAAGCTGACGCCGATGGCGATCGACTATCTGCGGGCGCGGGGCGTCGAACTCGTGCGGCGCGAAGCGGCACAGCCCGCTCCAGCTCCGCACGTGGTACCCGCGAAGCCTGTTCCAGCATCAGCAGGCAGCCGCGCTCGGTTCAAGGGCATCTTCTGCCCGAACATCATCATCTTCGACGCCGAGCAGCGGATCAACTACTCCGAGATGGAGCGCTACATCGACTGGCTTATCGAGTCGGGCATCCACGGGCTCTACCCGAACGGCAGCACGGGCGAGTTCGTCCGGCTCTCGTGGGAGGAACGTCAGGACGTCGTCCGGCTCGTATGCTCGGTGAACCGGGGGCGGGTTCCCGTGCTCGCCGGAGCCAGCGAGGCGAACCTCCGCGACGTGCTGAGGATGACCGAGTTCTACGCCAAACTGGGCGTCGACGCCATCTCGCTCGTCGCGCCGTACTACTACAAGATATCGGAACGGAGCCTGTTCGAGTACTTCGCCGAAGTCGCGCGCCAGTCTCCGCTGGACATCCTGCTCTACAACATCCCGCAGTTCACGCAGGACATCCCGCTGAAGATGATGGAGGAGCTCCTGGAGTTCGAGCGCATCTTCGGCACGAAAGACTCCAGCCGCGACCTGCCTCGGCTCGAAAACACGATGCACCGGCTGCGGAAGCATCGTCCCGACTACGTCGTTCTCGTCGGATGCGAAGAGATTCTGTTTCCGTCCGTGCTGATGGGAGCCTGCGGGGGAACCATCGCTACATCGGGCATCATCCCGGAGGTCATCACGGAGCTCTACGACCTCGCCGTCGCCGCGAACGTGCCGAGGGGACGCGAGATCCAGTACCGCATTCTCGACCTCATCAACCTGATGCTGCTGGGAACCAACTTCCCGGAGGGCTTTAAGACGGCGGTCGCCGTGCGGGGGTTCGACGTGGGTCCGCCCCGACAGATGATGAGCGAGGAAGAGCGCCAATACTTGCTCGGGCTCGAGTCGCAGGTGTCGTGCCTGCTGAGCGACATGGGGTACGATGTGGATCGCGCTCGCGCGTGCCCGGCGCCGTCTGAGCCGCCGATACTCAGACGGTGA